Genomic DNA from Cucurbita pepo subsp. pepo cultivar mu-cu-16 chromosome LG13, ASM280686v2, whole genome shotgun sequence:
CAGCGaaacgtaacgggccaaagcggacaatatcagctagcggtaggcatgagctgttacaaatggtatcagagcgagacAGACActaagcggtgtgccagcgaggacgttggattTCAAGTggggtgggttgtgagatctcacatcggtcggagagggaacaaagcattcctcataagggtgtggaaacctctccctatcagacgcgttttaaaatcgtgaggttgatgaggatacgtaatgggccaaagcggacaatatcggctagtattcctcataagggtgtggaaacctcaccctagcagacacgttggACCCCcaagtggggtggattgtgagatcccatatcagttcgagagagaaacgaagcattccttataagggtgtggaaacctctacctaacCAACGcgtttaaaaaccatgagactaatggcaatacgtaacgggtcaaggcggacaatatcagctagcggtaggcctgggctgttacacttcAGTCTCTAGGAAAGTTCTTATCCGGAATCAGTGTCGACTGATCAAACGAGCTCGGGAAACTTCATGATATCGTGTTGGATGCACCTTTTTTCATGGATTTTTTGGATTGTTCATGAGTATTAGTATGATTCTTTGTGGTAATAAGATTccatatttgaatattatgtTAGTATAGGGAAAGTTTGATATCAAGTAGTTTGTTACAAAAGATAGAACCAACAAAAGAGCGGTATTTTATGCGCTTTAGGTCCATGTGATGTTTGCTTTATGTTCTTTTGAAGAATCTTCTTTCCTTGCTTTTTGCTTTACTATATAtctctccttccttttctttcttgcttatTAAGTATAGCAGATGGAAACCAATCAATGTTCAGTGGATTTGCAGATGGATTTCTGGTCATCCTTCAAGCACCTTTTTGTTCGTACCCTCTCCTCGACGATACATTAACATCACTAGGCGCCTTTTGTCGAACGGGGTAGATGTCATTCCGAAGCATACTTCGTGATGTGCGGGATGGATTTGGAAGCTTATCGAGGCGTAGTTTTGAGGTGAGGCTGTCTGGAAATTCCAGGGGTAAATCTCATGGACCAGTTCATGAGTTTCATGATGAACCTCTGCTAATTCAGACTAGTCGATGGGCTAGCCTTCCGCCCGAGTTATTGTGCGATGTGGTTCGAAGACTGGAGGCTAGTGAGAATACTTGGCCTTCTCGGAGAAATGTTGTTGCTTGTGCTGCTGTGTGTAGGTCATGGAGGGATATGTGTAAAGAAATGGTCAAAAGTCCTGAGTTCTCTGGGAAAATTACGTTCCCGATCGCCTTGAAGCAGGTCGGTAgatggttttctttttaatggcTGTGAAGCGATGTTCATATAGAATAACTATTCTGTTATGTGTACTTCACACTCTAATTGTAACagccaagcctaccgctagcagatattgtcctctttggactttcactttcgggcttcccttcaaggttcttaaaacgcATCGgttaggaagaagtttcttcacccttataaggaatgcttcgttctcctctccaaccgatgtgggatctcacaaggaggccagcgtcctcggtGGCACACCTTCAGgtgatcccacattggttggagagagggacgaagcatcccttataagtgtgtggaaacctctccctagcagacacgttttaaaaccttgagaggaagcccagaagggaaagtataaagaagacaatatctgctagcagtgagcttagGCTCTTACAATGAGAGTGTTGGATTGCCACGTTCTTGGTCGTGCTCGGACCATGCGTGTTATGGCGACGTGCACTAATCTATAGCAAGATTAGTTTAACCATGCTGATATGCACTTTTTTGTTTGCAGCCTGGGCCACGTGATGGAACTATTCAATGCTTTATCAAGAGGAACAAATCTAATTTAACTTATCATCTTTATCTTTGCCTTAGTCCTGGTAAGCTCATTTTCTTAACTATGCagaatctttcttttattttctacaattATGAACTTAAATTCCTTGTTGCTTTGCTGCGTTCTATCCCTTGGCTTAGCACGGTCACGGGTTAATATCGaaactgtaacggcccaagcccaccgctagcagatattgtcttatttgggtttttcctttcgggcttcccctcaatatttttaaaatgtgtctgttagggagaagtttccacaccctcataaagaatgtttcggtctcctctccaaccgatgtgggatctcacagtctaccccctttggggcccagtgtcctcgttagtactcgttcccttctccaatcgatgtgggaccccccaatccacccccttcgtggcccaacatccttactggctcaccgcctcatgtccactccccttcgtGACTCAGCCTCCAGGAGGCTAGTGCATCGCTCAGTgcctgactctaataccatttgtaacagcccaagcccaccaaccaatgtgggatctcacataaacgAAGCTTGAGAAAGTCTCGGATATGACTCGAAACCAATTTTACTTGTATGTTTGAAAAGGAACTAGCTTTTTCCATGAAAACTGTAACGTGATCGTGGAGAAATGTCATGTCGGTCTTCAATAAGAAACTGAATGTTTATACAAGTTTTGCCTGCTCGTACTATCAAGTTCTTACCACGAAACTCTAATATGAGAAATAAGTTGACTGATTCGAACATTTGAACTTCTGTTTGGCTTGACGAAAACCGCTTCTGTGTTAGGATTTCCTTTAGTTGCTCTATCTAGCCCTGCACATGATGTTTTGAACATTAAACCATTGCATAATCATGCAGCTTTACTTGTTGAAAATGggaaatttcttctttctgcAAAAAGAACGAGGCGAACTACTTCTACGGAGTACGTTATATCGTTAGCCGCAGACGATATATCAAGATCGAGCAATGGTTATATCGGAAAGCTAAGGTATGCTGCTGATGAACCTTTAAGTGTCAAGTTCATTATATGTAACTGAACTGTGGTTGGTTCTATTTCAGATCAAATTTTCTGGGAACCAAGTTCATTATATATGATACACAGCCTCCTTACAACAGCAACCAAATCCCGACGCTTGGCCGAAGCCGAAGATTCTACTCGAAAAAGGTCTCGCCGAAGGTCCCAGCTGGAAGCTACAGCATTGCACAAATTGCATACGAGTTGAACGTATTAGGTACAAGGGGACCCCGGAGGATGAACTGCACCATGTACTCAATCCCCAATTCATCTCTTGAGCCAGGTTGTTCGGTTCCAGGCCAGCCCGAGCTCAATCCTCGTCCCCTCGAAGACTCATTTCGTAGCATGTCATTCTCCAAGTCGATCGATCATTCCACCGAGTTCAGCAGCTCCCGCTTCTCTGATGTTGCAGGAATGGTTGCTAACGAAGATGGCGAGGGGAAGGATCGACCCTTGGTTCTTCGGAACAAGGCGCCTAGATGGCACGAGCAGTTGCAGTGTTGGTGTCTCAATTTTCGTGGGAGGGTGACGGTTGCATCGGTTAAGAACTTTCAGCTGATTGCTGCAACCTCAGCTGGTGCAGAAGTGgcggcagcagcagcagcagcagcatcacAGGCACCTCCACAGCCCGCCCAACCTACGCATTCCGACCACGACAAGATCATTCTTCAGTTCGGAAAGGTCAGTAAGGACATGTTTACGATGGATTATCGATATCCACTGTCGGCATTCCAGGCTTTTGCTATATGTCTCAGCAGCTTTGACACTAAATTGGCATGTGAATAGACCAAGAAAGACACCCAACACTAAAGAAGAAACAGGATGATGTGATTTGAATGCACTTTGTTGTATCAAATTAGAAACTCTCACTCACTGCAAAGAATTAGAACAATTTCTTTCCACCGCTCAAACTTGTCTGCTTTAGCTCGTAACGTGTTGTCatcagcttcacggttttaaaacgcgtctattaggtgAGGTTTTtatactcttataagaaatgtttcgttcctccctccaactaatgtgggatctcacaattcacccttctttggggcctagcgtctttCCTGACATACTGCccggtgtctaactctaataccatttgtaataggtTAAACCcatctaatatatattgtctgctttggttcgttacgtatcgctgtagcttcacgattttaaaatgtgtctgttagggagaggtttctacgtccttataagaaatgttttgttcctctttccaactaacgtgggatctcacaatccacctccttaggaggcctagcgtccttgctggcacatcctCTAATAcgatttgtaatagctcaagcccattgctaacagatattgtccgttttgactatgtatcatcgtcagcctcatggtttttaaacctaaggagagatttctacactcttataaaggagGTTTCGTTCCCAtgtccaaccaatgtggaatttCACAAAAAGAGTAATTCCAAGCATGCTCGGGAGATTAAGacatgaattatttttctaaagcTTGATAGCTCGATCTCTTACTCCCACCCGTgttaaactcaaaataaaaaaataagtgcgtattaaaaattattttaatataatgatGATTATTGTTAACTTTTACTATCTAAATAAtgaagaatatgaaaattttaaattttatgtctaatagaactctaaactttaaattttgtgtctattagatctacaaattaaaaaaaaactatcacACCTATATAGTtctattagatacaaaattaaaagttcaaaaacattttttaaacattcatacactaaacttgtaatttaacttattCTTTACTCATCTTCACGTTCTTAAAGATGTTATTGCATTTATAATACTAAACCACGTTTCGAACGTATGTAACTGTGTGTATAAGTCGAAATgttgttcaatttttttcatcggGTAGTCAAAGTAAGCATAACTCAACAGTAATTAACATGTACCGTTACCCACAAAGTCGGTGGTTCAAAAAAATTGATCGAGTAATTCAAATACAAGTAACGAGtaaataaactatataatGAAACATATATACAAGAAATAGTGTGACAGACTTACGAGAAGTGAGCACCATATACAAATATCCACCCTAAATTCAAATCATTCAACCTtcaatcttcatcttcttcatcttcttcatcttgttTGCCCTAATTTTCATGGTGGGGTTCTCAGTTTCCTCTTCAATGGCGGTTCTTCCTCCATGGATTCCCACAAAatggctctctctctctctaacacaTGAATTTATATACCAAatattgggttttttttattttttatttttaaatataatgtataatataatgtaatgattacaaaattatatgtattataatctgaaacaaaataaagtttgattCTTTAAGATCAAATCCCCCAAATAAGATTGATTTTAAATAGAGGGAGATGGTGGGCAATAACCCATgatttagagagagaattaaATGTTCATTAGTGATATATAATGGTGTTTAATTAACATAAGAGAAgataattaattcattaatgatattttttggTAATGCAAAGTTGCTTTATCATAGTTTTTTggtataaatttgttaaaggTGATGCATATGAGCTccattaatctttttaaattaaacaactCAATTATCTTACAGATATGATATATTGATTAACATATTGGTAAGCGTGAAGAAATAAtcatgattaaattaaaacccCAAGGGCCGTTTTGTACCTTCCGATGCaattaatgataattattgGATATAACGAGAGAACTTTCTGTTTCAATTAACGATAAGGTACCAATTAACCTATAAAGATCGATAATGAGATCTTTTACTCTGCTCTAATTACTGTCAATTCGAGTACAACTTCTCAAAGATTGACtgtataacaactcaagttcactgctagcagatattgtgctTTTCCTTTCTATTGTGCTTTTCCTTTCTAGCTTCTC
This window encodes:
- the LOC111809239 gene encoding tubby-like F-box protein 8, coding for MSFRSILRDVRDGFGSLSRRSFEVRLSGNSRGKSHGPVHEFHDEPLLIQTSRWASLPPELLCDVVRRLEASENTWPSRRNVVACAAVCRSWRDMCKEMVKSPEFSGKITFPIALKQPGPRDGTIQCFIKRNKSNLTYHLYLCLSPALLVENGKFLLSAKRTRRTTSTEYVISLAADDISRSSNGYIGKLRSNFLGTKFIIYDTQPPYNSNQIPTLGRSRRFYSKKVSPKVPAGSYSIAQIAYELNVLGTRGPRRMNCTMYSIPNSSLEPGCSVPGQPELNPRPLEDSFRSMSFSKSIDHSTEFSSSRFSDVAGMVANEDGEGKDRPLVLRNKAPRWHEQLQCWCLNFRGRVTVASVKNFQLIAATSAGAEVAAAAAAAASQAPPQPAQPTHSDHDKIILQFGKVSKDMFTMDYRYPLSAFQAFAICLSSFDTKLACE